The Saxibacter everestensis genome has a window encoding:
- a CDS encoding nucleobase:cation symporter-2 family protein produces MRRFIFRRPKAAGASPVAPEDEKYPFWQTLAYGTQHILAMYGGVIAPPIIVGTAAGLSAGEIALLLTAGLFVSGASTMLQTLGVWKFGSRLPVVQGISFISVSTMVVIVSDQGLPTLFGAIIVAGAAAFLVAPLFGAVIRFFPPVVTGSIIIVIGISLLPIALTWIQGGVGAENFGSMSNLGLAGFTFVVIMLLSRLFQGAISRLSILLGIIIGTALAAVMGQADFSTVGDGPVFAVPGLMPFGAPEFSFGAIVSMFIVCLIIMIETATAGIITVGEIIGAKVDAKRITAGLRADMISTTVAPIFGTFPLGAFAQNVGLVALTGIRSRYAVAAGGGVMLLLGLLPIVGRVVAAIPYPVLGGAGIVLFGTVAASGIRSLATVRFDGNLNLVIVAVTVGVGIIPQLAPDFWSSAPGWLAVVLHSGITAAAVLAILLNLFFNEWSWGKRKDPSITAAGVEAAVEAQGKTN; encoded by the coding sequence ATGAGAAGATTTATCTTTCGGCGTCCAAAAGCAGCTGGCGCGAGTCCCGTAGCGCCCGAGGATGAGAAGTACCCCTTCTGGCAGACGCTCGCATACGGCACTCAGCACATCCTCGCTATGTACGGGGGTGTTATCGCCCCTCCGATCATCGTCGGTACGGCAGCCGGCCTATCGGCCGGCGAGATCGCACTTTTGCTCACTGCGGGCCTCTTCGTTTCTGGAGCATCGACGATGCTCCAGACGTTAGGGGTGTGGAAGTTCGGCTCGCGCCTTCCTGTCGTTCAGGGGATCTCCTTCATCAGTGTGTCGACGATGGTGGTGATCGTTTCAGATCAGGGACTGCCAACCCTCTTTGGGGCCATCATTGTTGCTGGGGCTGCAGCATTTTTGGTGGCGCCTCTCTTTGGTGCGGTGATCCGGTTTTTTCCGCCGGTCGTCACCGGGTCGATCATCATCGTTATCGGTATCTCGCTCTTGCCCATCGCTCTTACCTGGATTCAGGGTGGAGTAGGTGCGGAGAACTTCGGCAGCATGTCGAATCTCGGGCTGGCAGGCTTCACCTTCGTAGTCATCATGCTACTGAGCAGGCTTTTTCAGGGAGCCATCTCGCGGTTGTCCATCCTTCTCGGCATTATCATCGGCACCGCTCTGGCTGCCGTGATGGGACAGGCTGACTTTAGTACCGTTGGCGATGGGCCGGTCTTCGCCGTTCCGGGACTGATGCCATTCGGGGCACCGGAGTTCAGCTTCGGCGCCATTGTGTCAATGTTCATCGTCTGCCTCATCATCATGATCGAGACTGCAACCGCAGGGATCATTACTGTCGGCGAGATCATTGGCGCCAAGGTGGACGCGAAACGAATCACCGCTGGCCTCCGGGCTGACATGATTTCAACGACCGTTGCACCGATCTTCGGCACGTTCCCACTCGGCGCTTTCGCTCAGAACGTCGGTCTCGTTGCGCTAACCGGCATTAGGAGTCGGTATGCCGTGGCAGCCGGCGGAGGCGTGATGCTGCTCCTTGGGTTGCTGCCGATCGTGGGCCGCGTCGTGGCCGCCATCCCTTATCCGGTGCTCGGTGGTGCTGGCATCGTACTCTTCGGCACGGTTGCGGCCAGCGGCATCCGGAGTCTTGCCACCGTCCGCTTTGATGGCAACCTGAACCTCGTGATCGTTGCCGTCACCGTGGGAGTGGGCATTATCCCCCAACTCGCTCCCGATTTCTGGAGCAGCGCACCCGGCTGGCTCGCGGTCGTTCTGCACTCGGGTATAACCGCCGCAGCGGTACTGGCCATCTTGCTCAACCTCTTCTTTAACGAATGGTCGTGGGGCAAGCGTAAGGATCCGTCGATCACGGCCGCGGGTGTAGAGGCCGCCGTCGAGGCTCAAGGGAAGACCAATTGA
- a CDS encoding helix-turn-helix domain-containing protein: protein MSEAVEPDPGALIGREVAWRRRAAGMSMRELASRASMSQPFLSQVERGISTPSMTSVYRLAQALGIAPGDLLPAPKPEVSVVRAGEGRRLPISESSGTAGIRALLLADALPLTVLEYTITPEEHIEDWYQTAGESGLFVLEGGIVVQIKEGSRFVLEAGDFVHLPAGIYDRWALVGEEPARVLFVISTSSHGPRRSQHSTPAE from the coding sequence GTGAGCGAGGCAGTGGAACCGGATCCCGGTGCATTGATCGGCCGGGAGGTTGCCTGGCGACGGCGGGCAGCTGGAATGTCCATGCGAGAGCTCGCATCGAGGGCCAGTATGAGCCAGCCGTTCCTCAGCCAGGTCGAGCGGGGTATCAGCACACCGTCTATGACGTCGGTGTACCGCCTTGCGCAAGCGCTGGGTATCGCCCCTGGTGATCTATTGCCAGCGCCTAAGCCTGAGGTAAGCGTCGTACGAGCGGGTGAAGGGCGACGATTGCCGATTAGCGAGAGCTCGGGTACCGCCGGGATACGGGCACTGCTGCTGGCTGATGCACTTCCGCTGACCGTTCTCGAGTACACCATCACTCCGGAGGAGCATATTGAGGACTGGTATCAGACCGCGGGGGAGAGTGGTCTCTTTGTACTGGAGGGGGGAATCGTCGTTCAGATCAAAGAAGGTTCGCGGTTCGTCCTAGAAGCGGGCGACTTCGTTCATCTTCCTGCGGGGATCTATGACCGATGGGCCCTTGTCGGCGAGGAGCCAGCCCGGGTTCTGTTCGTGATCAGTACATCGTCCCACGGCCCCAGGAGAAGTCAGCACTCGACACCGGCGGAGTAA
- a CDS encoding FhaA domain-containing protein: MGVLDRFEKGIERAVNGAFAKAFRSEVQPVELAGALRRETDSRAAVVSRGRTLTANSFTIELSQNDFDRFQDLSDALSGELRQVVGEHAASQGYSFVGPVTVHFEEVGDLDTGMYRVRSTTQRPDGSSAAQPANRGGYDPQSRSHPIIPDPHGQQSHSGAAAAGAGAYAAGRQRPGNPVRRGVTPPGTGYPGGTPAPATTHQATPQAAVDIDGVQHPLTKSITVFGRSGTDADIVLDDPGVSRRHFEIRLEGTHATAVDLGSTNGTFIHGQRITKVALTEGTVVSAGRTDVVFTLNGTAKPT; the protein is encoded by the coding sequence ATGGGCGTACTAGATCGCTTTGAGAAGGGCATCGAGCGTGCAGTCAATGGCGCCTTTGCCAAAGCCTTCCGTTCCGAAGTTCAGCCTGTCGAGCTCGCCGGTGCCCTTCGCCGCGAGACCGATTCCCGAGCGGCCGTCGTCTCCCGGGGCAGGACGCTGACCGCCAACTCTTTCACGATCGAACTTTCCCAGAACGACTTCGACCGGTTCCAGGATCTATCCGACGCGCTTTCCGGCGAACTCCGACAGGTCGTGGGCGAGCACGCCGCAAGCCAGGGCTACAGTTTCGTCGGCCCGGTCACCGTGCACTTCGAAGAGGTCGGCGACCTCGACACCGGCATGTACCGGGTGCGCTCGACAACTCAGCGCCCCGATGGTTCCTCCGCGGCCCAGCCCGCCAATCGCGGCGGCTACGATCCGCAATCCCGATCGCACCCGATCATTCCGGATCCACACGGACAGCAAAGCCACTCCGGCGCAGCAGCCGCCGGGGCGGGCGCTTATGCCGCCGGCCGGCAACGTCCCGGCAACCCGGTGCGCCGCGGCGTCACACCCCCTGGCACCGGATACCCGGGTGGCACCCCGGCTCCTGCCACGACACATCAGGCGACGCCACAGGCTGCCGTCGACATTGACGGCGTTCAGCACCCGCTGACCAAATCAATCACCGTTTTTGGCCGCTCCGGCACCGACGCCGACATCGTGCTGGACGACCCGGGAGTTTCCCGCAGGCATTTCGAGATTCGGCTCGAAGGCACACATGCCACCGCCGTCGACCTCGGTTCAACCAACGGCACATTCATCCATGGCCAGCGGATCACCAAGGTCGCACTGACCGAAGGAACCGTGGTCAGCGCCGGCCGCACCGATGTCGTCTTCACTCTCAACGGCACTGCGAAGCCAACGTAA
- a CDS encoding FHA domain-containing protein FhaB/FipA codes for MGELTVTALRLGLLVLMWVFVLSVAAVLRRDLFSARAPRKPRPSAEAPAEAPAPRSPQPAPPAAAAPPHRQLPPNTLVVTEGSLKGAVVALGTVPILIGRAPECTLVLSDDFSSSRHARIYPQHGQWFLEDLGSTNGTTLNNTPVTHNVPVAPGVPIRIGQTVLELRS; via the coding sequence ATGGGCGAACTGACCGTAACCGCACTCCGCTTGGGACTTCTTGTCCTGATGTGGGTATTCGTGCTGTCCGTAGCCGCGGTGCTCCGCCGGGACCTCTTCTCCGCACGAGCCCCCCGCAAACCACGCCCGTCGGCCGAGGCACCGGCAGAGGCGCCCGCACCGCGGAGTCCGCAGCCGGCACCACCCGCAGCTGCCGCTCCGCCGCACCGCCAATTGCCGCCCAACACGCTAGTCGTCACGGAGGGCTCGCTCAAGGGCGCCGTCGTGGCACTCGGAACCGTTCCGATCCTGATCGGCCGGGCACCCGAGTGCACCCTCGTTCTCAGCGACGATTTCTCCTCGTCGCGCCATGCCCGGATTTACCCGCAGCACGGTCAATGGTTCCTTGAGGACCTCGGCTCGACCAACGGCACGACGCTGAACAATACGCCGGTCACGCACAATGTGCCGGTCGCTCCCGGCGTGCCTATCAGGATCGGCCAGACCGTCCTGGAGCTTAGGTCTTGA
- a CDS encoding PP2C family protein-serine/threonine phosphatase, with product MSPEQQNSPPPALKFVARSHTGSVRSNNQDSGYAGPNLLLVADGMGGHAGGDVASAVTVAELEHLDSDDHGLEALEHLRLAILDANDRLSERVAAQPELAGMGTTVTALLRADGRFALAHIGDSRAYVLRDGELAQVTHDHTFVQLLVDEGRITPEEAERHPQRSVVMRVLGDVGSSPELDLSIREAKVGDRWLLCSDGLSGFTSDANIENALHEIADLGACADRLVDLALEGGGADNVTVILADVVADANDATERHELVGSVRINPSYSHRVHTGEVPETKAAAGAISDLPVELSAEDDSSHPADDKDGRESGSGKAGRRGKKPHDDDVDDDDLADWDDEHPRRRRWLPPLVIGIVVALAIAVGWGSYAYTQSQYFVGSHQGKVAIYQGVSQDLGPIRLSHLYEEQEVSVTSLPTYSQQRVSQTIPADSLDAARQVVESLKNNSDNPPAPGLEGPTATPTASMTPGERPTGGVRKP from the coding sequence TTGAGTCCAGAGCAGCAGAATTCGCCGCCACCGGCCCTGAAGTTCGTGGCGCGCTCCCACACGGGTTCGGTGCGCTCCAACAATCAGGATTCCGGTTACGCCGGCCCAAATCTACTGCTGGTCGCGGACGGCATGGGTGGCCATGCCGGCGGTGATGTCGCCAGCGCGGTCACCGTCGCGGAACTTGAACACCTCGACTCCGACGATCACGGCCTTGAGGCACTGGAACACCTTCGGCTGGCCATCCTGGACGCGAACGACCGACTCTCCGAGCGGGTCGCGGCCCAGCCCGAACTTGCCGGCATGGGCACCACGGTGACGGCGTTGCTTCGCGCGGATGGACGATTCGCGCTGGCGCACATCGGCGATTCGCGCGCCTACGTGCTGCGCGACGGCGAACTGGCCCAGGTCACCCACGATCACACCTTCGTACAGCTGTTGGTCGACGAGGGACGGATCACACCGGAAGAGGCAGAACGGCATCCACAACGGTCGGTCGTGATGCGCGTGCTCGGCGATGTCGGATCCTCGCCCGAACTCGACCTGTCTATCCGGGAGGCAAAAGTCGGCGACCGCTGGCTGCTGTGCTCGGACGGTCTTTCCGGATTCACCTCGGACGCAAACATCGAAAACGCACTGCATGAGATCGCGGATCTCGGCGCGTGCGCGGACCGCCTGGTGGACCTGGCACTGGAAGGCGGCGGCGCGGACAACGTCACCGTCATCCTGGCCGACGTGGTCGCCGATGCAAACGATGCCACCGAGCGGCACGAACTTGTTGGTTCAGTGCGGATCAACCCCTCGTACTCCCACCGGGTGCACACCGGCGAGGTACCAGAGACCAAGGCCGCGGCCGGAGCGATCTCCGATCTCCCGGTCGAGCTCTCTGCCGAAGACGACAGCAGTCATCCCGCCGACGACAAGGACGGCCGGGAATCCGGGTCCGGGAAGGCCGGTCGGCGGGGCAAGAAGCCGCATGATGACGACGTCGACGATGACGATCTGGCCGACTGGGACGACGAGCATCCGCGCCGTCGACGCTGGTTGCCGCCGCTTGTGATCGGCATCGTGGTCGCGCTTGCCATCGCGGTTGGCTGGGGTTCCTACGCTTACACCCAAAGCCAGTACTTCGTCGGCAGCCATCAGGGCAAGGTCGCCATCTACCAGGGCGTCTCCCAGGACCTGGGCCCGATCCGGCTCAGCCACCTGTACGAGGAGCAGGAGGTTTCAGTCACCTCGTTGCCGACGTACTCGCAGCAGCGCGTTTCGCAGACGATTCCCGCCGATTCGCTCGACGCCGCCCGGCAGGTAGTCGAAAGCCTGAAGAACAATTCCGACAATCCACCGGCACCCGGCCTCGAGGGCCCGACCGCCACCCCGACAGCGTCGATGACGCCAGGGGAGAGGCCAACCGGGGGGGTGAGGAAACCGTGA